The following proteins are co-located in the Desulfatitalea tepidiphila genome:
- a CDS encoding ExeA family protein: MYQTYFGLKEKPFKLVPNPDYLYLSKQHEIALAHLTYAMDQGEGFVVITGEVGTGKTTLCRNFLERLDENSSSAYIFQPALDSVELLTTICNEFGIRTTQASFKQLLDVINAFLIQQNQDGRKVVLLIDEAQNLRVENLELVRMLSNLETTRSKLLQIILVGQPELSDKLDSYELRQLAQRISLTAHLSPLGFDETASYIHHRVHIAAQRNLTLFTPAACRLIFKYSKGIPRMINIACDRALITAFSMERPKVTRAIAGKAIQELTMRGRPPSPHPIKKILAWSLACLVVCAFAGLFYFNRQEIVKLFVPNHITANRIDSTRVKRDVSFGETGEATKTYKIDEPTPLSISPTPEPTSEPAIASAAAEPQLSPTRPHNPIQDALALLDHQNSRFAALAHLLALWEQPHPNQAQLPSQIEDTGYFDIAAHQYGLRLHAIDSDWTLVRRLNLPAIVALKKENSEELVFAALEKWDEKGILLRIEGAPSAIETNLEGLMPLLDGSAYVFWKNILGFDALITEGAPPKAVHAIKALLKNIGYDQIGDSPVFDLHTKQAILDFQKRHFIEPDGLIGPLTKILLIQQAQAVKYPQLSME; encoded by the coding sequence ATGTATCAGACTTATTTCGGATTAAAAGAAAAGCCTTTCAAACTGGTGCCGAATCCTGATTATCTCTATTTGAGCAAACAGCATGAGATTGCACTTGCGCATTTGACTTACGCCATGGATCAGGGCGAGGGTTTCGTCGTGATTACCGGTGAGGTGGGTACAGGCAAAACCACCTTGTGCCGTAATTTTTTAGAAAGATTAGATGAAAATTCCTCCTCGGCTTATATCTTTCAGCCAGCTCTCGACTCCGTGGAGTTGTTGACAACCATATGCAATGAATTCGGAATTCGAACCACACAAGCCAGTTTTAAACAGTTGCTCGATGTGATCAATGCCTTCTTGATTCAACAAAACCAAGACGGCCGAAAAGTCGTCCTGCTCATCGATGAGGCCCAAAATCTGAGAGTTGAAAATCTGGAATTGGTTCGAATGCTGTCGAACCTGGAAACCACTCGCAGCAAACTGTTGCAGATTATCTTGGTTGGGCAACCTGAATTGAGCGATAAGCTCGATTCCTACGAGTTGCGTCAATTGGCACAACGCATATCTTTAACGGCCCACCTGTCACCGCTCGGTTTCGATGAAACGGCCAGTTACATTCATCATCGGGTGCATATCGCGGCCCAACGTAACTTGACTTTGTTTACCCCCGCTGCCTGTCGCTTGATATTCAAATATTCAAAAGGCATCCCGCGGATGATCAACATCGCCTGTGACAGAGCCTTGATAACCGCTTTCAGCATGGAGCGGCCGAAAGTCACACGAGCCATCGCCGGAAAGGCCATCCAAGAGCTGACGATGCGCGGGCGCCCTCCAAGTCCTCATCCTATTAAGAAAATATTGGCCTGGTCTCTCGCATGTTTGGTCGTTTGCGCTTTTGCGGGCCTGTTTTATTTTAACAGGCAAGAGATCGTGAAGCTGTTCGTTCCGAATCATATTACGGCGAACCGGATTGATTCTACGAGGGTGAAGCGCGACGTCTCCTTTGGTGAAACAGGAGAGGCCACGAAGACTTACAAGATAGATGAACCCACACCATTGAGCATTTCGCCAACCCCAGAACCCACATCAGAACCTGCAATTGCTTCAGCCGCCGCCGAGCCACAGCTTTCACCTACCCGTCCGCACAACCCCATTCAAGATGCCTTGGCACTGCTGGATCATCAAAACAGTCGCTTCGCTGCACTGGCTCATCTGTTGGCCTTATGGGAGCAACCGCACCCCAACCAGGCGCAACTGCCATCCCAAATCGAGGACACCGGCTACTTCGATATCGCCGCCCATCAATACGGATTGCGATTGCATGCCATTGATTCCGATTGGACACTGGTCAGGCGATTGAACCTGCCGGCCATTGTGGCCTTAAAAAAGGAAAACTCCGAGGAACTCGTCTTTGCTGCCTTGGAAAAGTGGGACGAGAAAGGCATCTTGTTAAGGATCGAAGGCGCTCCTTCTGCCATCGAGACCAACCTTGAAGGTCTGATGCCACTTCTGGATGGCAGTGCCTATGTGTTCTGGAAAAACATCCTTGGATTCGATGCGCTGATCACCGAGGGCGCACCACCGAAAGCCGTTCATGCCATCAAAGCGCTTTTAAAGAACATCGGTTATGATCAGATCGGTGATAGTCCTGTCTTTGACTTGCATACCAAACAAGCGATTCTCGATTTCCAGAAGCGTCATTTTATCGAACCAGATGGTCTGATTGGACCGTTGACC